From Staphylothermus hellenicus DSM 12710, a single genomic window includes:
- a CDS encoding proteasome-activating nucleotidase — protein sequence MSSDAKKVFKAEIDEEEYVRLLESKIRFLESERDKLMMKIRFYKSEIEKLLSPPLIEAIVVNVLKNGKVVVKSSTGPNLVVKVLSSIPLEKLRPGQHVALNNRGSTIVDVLPEHEDPYVKSMEVIDRPSVTFEDIGGLKEQVRELREVVELPLKNPELFEEIGIEPPKGVLLYGPPGCGKTLLAKAVAHESGATFISIVGSELVQKFIGEGARIVREVFQYARKKAPAIVFIDEIDAIAARRLDIGTSGEREVQRTLMQLLAEIDGFKPLDKVKIIAATNRIDILDPAILRPGRFDRLIEVPLPDLNGRYEIFKVHTRKMKLGRDVDLYELARLTEGATGAEIKSIVTEAGYNAIRNNRRQVIREDFIYAIKKVMSKKKIRDKNAEYLMDRSEKDYSRYMLQ from the coding sequence ATGAGTAGTGATGCTAAAAAAGTTTTTAAAGCAGAAATTGATGAGGAGGAATATGTAAGGCTTCTTGAATCGAAAATTAGGTTCTTAGAGAGTGAACGCGATAAATTAATGATGAAGATTAGATTCTATAAATCAGAAATAGAGAAGCTATTGTCTCCACCACTTATAGAAGCGATTGTTGTAAATGTTCTAAAGAATGGAAAAGTTGTTGTTAAAAGCAGTACTGGTCCAAACTTGGTGGTTAAGGTCTTAAGCAGTATACCTTTGGAAAAACTTAGGCCAGGACAACATGTTGCTTTAAACAATAGAGGCTCTACTATTGTTGACGTATTGCCTGAACACGAGGATCCCTATGTTAAATCCATGGAGGTAATTGATAGACCAAGTGTTACATTCGAGGATATTGGTGGATTAAAAGAGCAGGTCAGAGAGTTGCGTGAAGTGGTTGAGCTACCACTTAAGAATCCAGAGCTCTTCGAAGAAATAGGTATTGAGCCTCCTAAGGGTGTACTATTGTATGGCCCCCCTGGCTGTGGCAAAACTCTGCTCGCAAAAGCTGTTGCTCACGAATCTGGCGCAACATTTATTAGTATTGTGGGTAGCGAGCTTGTTCAAAAATTTATAGGTGAAGGAGCACGTATTGTGCGTGAAGTTTTCCAATATGCTCGTAAAAAAGCTCCTGCAATAGTGTTTATTGATGAAATAGATGCTATAGCTGCTCGTAGACTAGATATAGGAACGAGTGGTGAAAGAGAGGTTCAGAGAACACTTATGCAGTTACTAGCCGAGATCGATGGTTTTAAGCCTCTAGACAAAGTCAAGATCATAGCAGCAACTAATAGAATAGATATTTTAGACCCAGCGATTCTGAGGCCAGGGAGATTTGATAGATTAATAGAAGTCCCATTACCAGATCTAAACGGGAGATATGAGATATTCAAAGTCCATACGAGAAAAATGAAGCTGGGCAGAGACGTTGACCTATATGAGTTAGCGAGGCTAACTGAGGGTGCAACTGGTGCGGAGATAAAATCTATAGTTACAGAAGCTGGATATAACGCAATTAGAAACAATAGGAGACAGGTTATAAGGGAAGACTTCATTTACGCGATCAAGAAGGTTATGAGCAAGAAGAAAATAAGAGATAAGAATGCAGAGTATTTAATGGATCGTTCGGAGAAAGATTATTCCCGATATATGCTTCAATAA
- a CDS encoding PUA domain-containing protein, with protein sequence MIKRRPSVEELEELRTIADLEFRGVGRQLIPDDIVLVISPSTMKIRYLLFNNEIYLSLRAGDYRFILHVPAGRVLNKILPHPHLRIYVNSRYSGFIASGGNVFCKHVVMADPNIKPGDEVLVVDSDSYKLLGVGRAIKPGWEITYYRWGEAVRIREGVLEE encoded by the coding sequence TTGATAAAACGTAGACCCTCAGTTGAAGAGCTAGAAGAACTTAGAACAATTGCTGACCTGGAATTTAGAGGTGTCGGTAGACAACTAATACCTGATGATATAGTTTTAGTTATTAGTCCATCAACGATGAAAATTAGGTATCTCCTATTCAATAATGAAATATATTTATCCCTAAGAGCAGGAGATTATAGGTTTATATTACATGTTCCAGCAGGCAGAGTTTTGAACAAGATATTGCCGCACCCACATCTAAGAATCTATGTTAATAGTAGATATAGCGGGTTCATAGCTTCTGGAGGAAACGTATTCTGTAAACATGTAGTAATGGCTGATCCCAATATTAAGCCTGGAGACGAAGTATTAGTAGTTGATAGTGATTCGTATAAATTATTAGGTGTTGGAAGAGCTATTAAACCCGGATGGGAAATAACATATTATAGATGGGGCGAAGCTGTTAGAATAAGAGAAGGTGTGTTGGAGGAGTAA
- a CDS encoding proteasome assembly chaperone family protein, which translates to MVRSIELFLLEKISREELKDSVFITGYQGFGMVGYLTSRHISLELKLRKIGFIRTRYFPEATLYKKDLGLVFPFELYYGKINDKKLLVLVNHGVPHVRERTSYAEFIGRWLKEIGVSKVILVGGLDPAIKEREDEKYRWIPLSGYQAKLDAPILEEKHVIGPLALTMMFIEAHRIPGVAIFAYTELYRPDPRASAVATSVIADMLGLKIDTSKLLEEASKIEAVEEKKEELMKAVEGEIKQRKREHPMYM; encoded by the coding sequence TTGGTTAGAAGCATAGAATTATTTCTTCTAGAGAAAATTTCCAGAGAGGAACTGAAAGACTCAGTATTTATTACTGGTTATCAAGGGTTTGGAATGGTTGGTTATCTCACATCGCGTCACATATCATTAGAGCTAAAACTTAGAAAGATAGGATTTATACGGACACGCTATTTTCCGGAGGCAACACTTTACAAGAAGGATCTAGGCTTAGTGTTTCCTTTCGAATTATACTATGGAAAAATCAATGATAAAAAACTACTTGTGCTTGTAAATCATGGAGTTCCTCATGTGAGAGAGAGGACAAGTTATGCAGAATTTATTGGGAGATGGTTGAAGGAAATAGGTGTATCTAAAGTAATTCTTGTTGGAGGACTTGACCCAGCTATTAAGGAGAGAGAGGATGAAAAATATAGATGGATACCCTTGAGCGGGTACCAAGCAAAACTCGATGCCCCCATTCTAGAAGAGAAACATGTTATTGGACCACTAGCATTGACAATGATGTTTATAGAAGCACATCGTATACCTGGAGTAGCTATTTTTGCTTATACGGAGCTTTACAGACCTGACCCCAGAGCCAGTGCTGTTGCAACAAGTGTTATTGCTGATATGCTTGGCTTAAAAATAGATACTAGTAAATTATTAGAAGAAGCCAGCAAGATCGAGGCTGTTGAGGAAAAGAAGGAAGAATTAATGAAGGCTGTAGAGGGAGAAATTAAGCAGAGAAAGAGAGAACATCCAATGTATATGTAG
- the tgtA gene encoding tRNA guanosine(15) transglycosylase TgtA, with the protein MEYYDPRDYDLAGRIARLKTRHGIIETPYLFPVVNPIRQQPSIEKLYELGFNAFITNAYLFYRRNRGEIKNIHEALGWNHIIMTDSGGYQILVYGDIEIDNKTIVEYEKNIGVDIGVILDIPTGTRMSWGEAREAVFETYKRAVEALPLIMDSDQLWVLPIQGSPYKDLLTYSSIKAWTLPYHIHALGSPTVLLERYDYEKIVELTAIARIHLPPHKPLHVFGVGHPMIIPFLVALGADLFDSASYILYARDNRYMTETGTKRLEELQYLPCNCPVCSRYSVKELIEMPRYKRIELLALHNLYMLKKELNNTKQAIKEGRLWEYLEYKSKAHPSLRKAFSILKKYIEYIKKYNPATKGTTLALLLNDPDSLMNPRLSFIKENTRKYILKKYRGKQILLLPAIEKPFNQEEIYVRIKKQYKDYEILFFHPFLGVFPPQLSNTYPFFQHEVGVIDEKVIENLVNELKNIILETNPEKIQLIKTGVKPYDDIIDELLKDKNLVSTYTLDVLSFSA; encoded by the coding sequence TTGGAATACTATGATCCAAGAGACTATGATTTAGCTGGTAGAATAGCGCGTTTAAAAACCAGGCATGGAATAATTGAAACCCCGTATCTTTTTCCAGTAGTAAATCCTATTCGTCAACAACCAAGCATTGAAAAACTATATGAGCTAGGATTTAACGCGTTCATAACTAATGCATACCTCTTCTATAGAAGAAATAGGGGAGAAATAAAAAATATACATGAAGCACTTGGATGGAACCATATAATAATGACTGATTCCGGAGGATACCAAATACTTGTATATGGTGATATAGAAATCGATAATAAGACAATAGTTGAATATGAGAAGAACATCGGAGTAGATATTGGAGTAATACTAGATATACCAACTGGAACCCGTATGAGTTGGGGGGAAGCGCGAGAAGCAGTGTTTGAAACATATAAACGAGCTGTTGAAGCATTACCATTAATAATGGATTCTGATCAATTATGGGTTCTACCCATACAAGGCTCACCTTACAAAGACTTATTAACATACTCCTCAATAAAGGCTTGGACACTACCATACCATATACATGCACTAGGCTCTCCAACAGTTCTTCTAGAAAGATATGATTATGAAAAAATAGTTGAATTAACAGCTATTGCCAGAATACATTTACCGCCACATAAGCCTCTCCACGTATTCGGAGTCGGGCACCCAATGATAATACCTTTCCTAGTTGCTCTAGGCGCTGACTTATTCGATTCTGCAAGCTACATATTGTATGCTAGAGATAATAGATACATGACAGAAACAGGGACTAAGAGACTGGAAGAACTACAGTACCTACCATGCAACTGCCCAGTTTGTTCAAGATATAGTGTTAAAGAACTTATTGAAATGCCTAGATATAAAAGAATAGAATTATTAGCTCTACATAACCTATACATGTTAAAAAAAGAATTAAACAATACAAAACAAGCTATAAAAGAAGGTAGACTATGGGAGTACCTAGAATATAAAAGCAAAGCCCATCCAAGCTTAAGAAAAGCATTCAGTATACTTAAAAAATACATAGAATACATTAAGAAATACAATCCAGCCACAAAAGGAACAACATTAGCATTACTGCTCAACGACCCAGACTCACTCATGAACCCAAGATTATCCTTTATAAAAGAAAATACTAGAAAATACATTCTCAAAAAATACCGGGGTAAACAAATATTATTGCTACCAGCAATTGAAAAACCCTTTAACCAGGAAGAGATCTATGTAAGAATAAAGAAACAATACAAAGACTATGAAATACTGTTCTTCCACCCCTTCCTAGGAGTTTTCCCACCACAACTCTCAAATACTTATCCGTTTTTCCAGCACGAAGTCGGGGTTATTGATGAGAAAGTTATAGAGAACCTTGTAAATGAACTAAAAAATATTATATTAGAGACTAATCCAGAAAAAATACAGCTTATAAAAACCGGTGTGAAACCATATGATGATATTATTGATGAATTATTGAAAGATAAGAACCTTGTATCTACATATACATTGGATGTTCTCTCTTTCTCTGCTTAA
- a CDS encoding Lsm family RNA-binding protein — protein sequence MALIDASRRLAAELAGLVDKKVKVILADGRFYEGILAGFDHPSLNILLENAVDDKGSKYPKVIIKGERISEILTTEIPLFDPNDFREYIIREMRLPEHLVKIIPEARVVIVQGRYKVSEKGVEGTGPLAQTLYEFFQRYIEERKKLLQG from the coding sequence ATGGCTTTAATAGATGCGTCTAGAAGATTAGCTGCAGAATTAGCTGGTTTAGTAGATAAGAAAGTAAAGGTTATCTTAGCTGATGGAAGATTTTATGAAGGAATACTAGCAGGATTCGATCATCCATCTCTAAATATATTATTGGAGAACGCGGTAGATGATAAAGGGAGTAAATACCCTAAAGTGATTATTAAAGGAGAAAGAATCTCAGAGATCCTAACCACAGAGATACCATTATTCGATCCAAACGATTTCAGAGAATACATTATTAGGGAGATGAGGCTTCCAGAACATCTTGTAAAAATTATACCAGAAGCTAGAGTAGTAATTGTACAGGGTAGATATAAAGTTTCAGAGAAAGGAGTGGAAGGGACAGGGCCACTTGCCCAAACACTATATGAGTTCTTCCAGAGATATATCGAGGAGAGAAAGAAGCTTTTGCAGGGTTAG
- a CDS encoding DNA-directed RNA polymerase subunit G, with protein sequence MVSYECKVKSIEPLRYIGMYRAISDCDGVEITLEMNEKLMKISEGDNLVINISTNKEECLQHYFCGKGHVVSITKLDNIYRVVVSVAGILAVLKMKQRPRSPFKVMNELYIGVSKK encoded by the coding sequence ATGGTTAGCTATGAATGTAAGGTTAAGAGTATAGAGCCCCTAAGATATATAGGAATGTATCGAGCGATTAGTGATTGTGACGGTGTAGAAATTACTCTGGAAATGAATGAGAAACTCATGAAGATAAGTGAAGGCGATAATCTAGTAATCAATATATCGACTAATAAGGAAGAATGTTTACAACATTATTTCTGCGGCAAAGGCCATGTTGTATCTATAACAAAACTTGATAATATCTATAGAGTGGTTGTATCCGTAGCTGGTATCTTGGCAGTATTAAAGATGAAACAACGACCGAGATCACCGTTCAAAGTAATGAATGAGCTCTATATTGGTGTTTCGAAAAAGTAA
- a CDS encoding ATP-binding protein has translation MKPIIKYPRQEYLARFSGETIDIGEVINSKIPVKASIQVDTLTHHTLVVGSTGSGKTHTVSIIVNELVRKTSKYKVLIIDWHGEYMKLINRAEYLEPRRMPLNIIEHNNIYEFIELLQDSLGLTPPQVYILEKIFENKKYMINNIYDLRNVLENIEDQGSWFRESRLSLLRKISPLTRDGLREVFDAYKDKIIDYINICENPIIIDASRIQDPYIRRIYVSILLKKIFKEAVKRKVWSRNKLLVVLEEAHNVLGRNNYIGIVARMLSEIRKFGVGLVIVSQSPSQLVDEAMLNTNTKIIHSIKSLNDLEVISKSLYLPLNIEKIIPYLDVGEAVLYTRGLKKPVIIKVKEI, from the coding sequence TTGAAGCCTATAATAAAGTATCCTAGACAAGAATACTTAGCAAGATTTAGTGGTGAAACAATAGATATTGGCGAAGTAATTAATTCTAAAATCCCTGTCAAAGCCAGTATACAAGTAGATACGCTGACTCATCATACATTAGTGGTTGGTTCAACAGGCTCTGGAAAAACACATACAGTATCCATAATAGTTAACGAACTAGTCAGGAAGACCAGTAAGTATAAAGTATTAATTATTGATTGGCACGGAGAATATATGAAGTTAATCAATAGAGCAGAGTATTTAGAACCGAGAAGAATGCCTCTAAACATTATTGAACACAATAATATATATGAATTCATAGAATTGCTTCAAGACTCACTAGGTCTTACTCCACCTCAGGTTTATATCCTAGAAAAAATATTTGAGAATAAAAAATATATGATCAACAATATCTATGATCTTAGGAATGTTCTAGAAAACATTGAGGATCAAGGATCATGGTTTAGGGAGAGCAGACTATCTCTCCTCAGAAAAATTAGTCCATTGACAAGAGATGGTCTTCGAGAAGTATTTGATGCATACAAAGACAAAATTATAGATTATATAAATATTTGTGAGAATCCAATAATAATTGATGCTTCCAGGATCCAAGACCCATATATTCGTAGGATATATGTTTCAATATTGTTAAAAAAGATATTCAAGGAAGCTGTTAAAAGAAAAGTTTGGTCTCGCAATAAATTACTGGTTGTCTTGGAAGAAGCACATAATGTTTTAGGCAGGAACAACTATATTGGAATAGTTGCTCGTATGTTGTCTGAGATAAGAAAGTTTGGTGTAGGCTTAGTTATTGTTTCGCAATCGCCTTCACAATTAGTTGATGAAGCAATGTTGAATACTAATACTAAAATTATTCACTCTATTAAATCACTGAATGACTTAGAAGTGATATCGAAATCTCTATATTTACCATTGAATATTGAGAAAATAATACCATACCTAGATGTTGGAGAAGCGGTTCTATATACGAGAGGACTTAAAAAACCAGTTATAATAAAGGTTAAAGAGATTTAA